A single region of the Chrysoperla carnea chromosome 5, inChrCarn1.1, whole genome shotgun sequence genome encodes:
- the LOC123301532 gene encoding putative cystathionine gamma-lyase 2: MSNENGFLPIDKTYGTRAMNVGSEAEQWNSLAIVPPITLSAVFKQKASGEPQEFLYGRLGNPSRQCLERCLADLEGGKYAFCFASGLGALNSLMTMLRSGDHILCGDLIYGGSSELINNITVRAGVEATYVDTEDLTNVEKAVRPNTKLIFLESPTNPTLKVTDLEKIAKFAKSKNLITCVDNTFLTSYFQKPLNFGIDIVMHSCTKYINGHSDVTMGVLITNCDKISKDLALIQGVGGSVPSPFDCFLVTRSLKTLALRMEAHQKNGFAVAKFLEKHPLVEKVIHPGLPSHPQFEITKKQTSGHSGIVCFYIKGAKEAHTKKFLSSLKMFVLGGSIGGLKGLAESPAHISHRQLPAEEKLRVGITDNCIRLSVGIELVDELIEDIDQALKAAFE, from the exons ATGTCGaacgaaaatggttttttaccAATTGACAAAACTTATGGTACTAGAGCAATGAATGTTGGGTCAGAAGCAGAACAATGGAATTCTTTGGCTATAGTACCACCAATTACATTATCTGCAGTGTTCAAACAAAAAGCTTCTGGAGAACCACAG gaatttttatATGGACGGCTGGGTAATCCATCCAGACAATGCCTAGAAAGATGTTTAGCTGATTTGGAAGGTGGTAAATATGCATTTTGTTTTGCTTCTGGATTAGGAGCTTTGAATTCTCTTATGACAATGTTACGTTCTGGAGATCATATTTTATGTGGAGATCTTATATATGGAGGATCTAGTgaattaatcaataatattactGTACGAGCCGGGGTTGAGGCAACGTATGTCGATACTGAGGATTTGACAAATGTCGAAAAAGCTGTTAGACCTAATACGAAA TTAATCTTCTTGGAGAGTCCAACAAATCCAACATTAAAAGTAActgatttagaaaaaatcgcaaaatttgcaaaatcaaaaaatttaattacatgtgTTGACAACACATTTTTAACCAGTTACTTTCAAAAACCATTAAATTTTGGCATCGATATTGTGATGCATTCCTGTACCAAATACATAAATGGCCATAGTGACGTTACAATGGGAGTTTTAATAACTAATTGTGACAAGATAAGCAAAGATTTGGCTTTAATTCAAGGAGTTGGAGGTAGCGTACCTTCTCCATTCGATTGTTTCTTAGTTACACGTAGTTTAAAAACACTGGCTTTACGTATGGAAGCACATCAGAAGAATGGTTTTGCTGTTGCGaaatttctagaaaaacatCCGTTAGTTGAGAAAGTTATACATCCAGGATTACCGTCTCATCCACAATTCGAAATAACGAAAAAACAAACTTCTGGTCATAGTggaatagtttgtttttatataaaaggtgCAAAAGAAGcgcatacaaaaaaatttttaagctctCTTAAAATGTTTGTTCTTGGTGGTAGTATTGGTGGCCTGAAAGGTTTAGCGGAGAGCCc ggcTCATATAAGTCATAGACAACTTCCAGCTGAAGAAAAATTAAGAGTTGGAATAACAGATAATTGTATTCGGTTATCTGTTGGAATAGAATTAGTCGATGAATTAATAGAAGATATTGATCAAGCCCTCAAAGCTGCATTTGAATAA